The sequence GGGGAGGTTTTCAAGTTCTGCTACCAATGCGGGATGTGCGACTCTGTCTGTCCGTGGAATCGGGTGATCAAGTTCAGCATGCGCAAGCTCATCCGTCAGGCCA comes from Syntrophobacterales bacterium and encodes:
- a CDS encoding 4Fe-4S dicluster domain-containing protein — protein: METVAPYREMIDVIKENGGEVFKFCYQCGMCDSVCPWNRVIKFSMRKLIRQA